In Christensenellaceae bacterium, the sequence CTACACTTAGTTAAATTATAACGAGAGTTTTTGACATAACCACGGCCGATCCCTCTCATTTACATTCTACACTTAGTTAAATTATAACTTCAAAACAGTCAGCGAGCTCAGTTTGATATTCTGATTTACATTCTACACTTAGTTAAATTATAACATTTTTGTCAAAAAAACAAGCACAATCGCTATACGTATTTACATTCTACACTTAGTTAAATTATAACTTGGGAGTTAGAATTTCACAACCCTCAGGGTAAAAGATTTACATTCTACACTTAGTTAAATTATAACTAGCCCAGATGACGAGTGGCAGCCGCTTTGCGATCAATTTACATTCTACACTTAGTTAAATTATAACAAGTCTCTAAATCGTCATAATCGTCAAGGCAAGTTATTTACATTCTACACTTAGTTAAATTATAACACTTATGGAAGTGCTAATGGCGATTGCTCAAAATGTATTTACATTCTACACTTAGTTAAATTATAACAAACAAACTATAACGCAAATGAAGGAGAACCAACGTATTTACATTCTACACTTAGTTAAATTATAACGCATGGAACAACAAGTACTACCAAGACTCAATCCATATTTACATTCTACACTTAGTTAAATTATAACGCTCAGAAAGGGCAAAGGCTGGCTGAGGGACTTGATAATTTACATTCTACACTTAGTTAAATTATAACAATATATTTTGAAACTGAAGCTCTTGATGAAGAAACATTTACATTCTACACTTAGTTAAATTATAACTTTGTTTAGCTGCTTCTTGGTAGCCCTCTTTAAGCCATTTACATTCTACACTTAGTTAAATTATAACCTATGTGTTATAGGGTAAAGGATAGGTGATTTGAGTAATTTACATTCTACACTTAGTTAAATTATAACCTATTCCAAGCATCAATCATAAAGCCTGCATCTTTTATTTACATTCTACACTTAGTTAAATTATAACACAGCTTACAAGTACAAGAACAAAACCATTAAACAAATTTACATTCTACACTTAGTTAAATTATAACAAGAAGTTCCAAACCGCTAAACAGAACCTTACGAAATTTACATTCTACACTTAGTTAAATTATAACGCAGAATCCGACTATTAATGCACGTGCGTTTTATTAATTTACATTCTACACTTAGTTAAATTATAACGGTAGGCAAAATCGTTTGACAGGTGTTCTAAAATAATTTACATTCTACACTTAGTTAAATTATAACCAACGATTTCAAAGCACCGTTTGCGTCGTAGTTCTATTTACATTCTACACTTAGTTAAATTATAACAAATGAAAGACGACGGAATGTCACAGTCAATCTCGGATTTACATTCTACACTTAGTTAAATTATAACAATCAAACTGTTTTTGGTCAACAGTTCAAAGTCTTATTTACATTCTACACTTAGTTAAATTATAACTTGTTGACCCCACACTTCTTGACCACACAAATCGCTATTTACATTCTACACTTAGTTAAATTATAACGAGTGGTATCCAACGCTATGGTGCATTAAGTGAATACATTTACATTCTACACTTAGTTAAATTATAACTTTATATCCTTGCAATCTTTGTCGAACTCGAACCTTATTTACATTCTACACTTAGTTAAATTATAACCGACGCACTTGGCGTATACGGCGAGAACATTGTACTATTTACATTCTACACTTAGTTAAATTATAACCCGTAAAACGGGGAAAATTGGAGGGTTTTTGAATGGGAAATAGGGAAAATTTGTGCATTTGAAGATTATAGATTGGTATTTCTGCGAATTTTGAGCTATTTTTGCTGTCGCAGACCTGGGTTTTCAGGGCCATCATACATCAACAGACAGAAAAAACATTAACAGAATTTTGTTTTATAAATGCAATATACATTATACCTGCTCATTACAAATTTTCCAAATAATTTTAGGCAGTTTTCAAAAATATAGTTTCTACAATCAAATTTGATGAAAATCTTTTACTGAACAATTTTATGTTTCAGTTCACTAATTTTGGTTAGTGTGTTAAAATAGAATTAAATTTAGGAACATAATTTTACTATAAGATAGAATGTAAATAAAGAAACAAGTTCAGTATTGTGGGGTGTCTGGGCAGTTATAATTTAACTAGTTAGTAGACTATAAATCAAACTAACTCACTCATACTCACACTTGTCAGTTGAATATAGTCTAACTATTGAATAGAATATAAATTCTGTTGTAATTTCAAAATATAGCGGCTTTTTTACACTATAATTTAACTATCAAATAGAATGTAAAAAATAAACAGGGGAATTGTGAACTTGCTGCGTCCATGTTCATCTTTGTTTTTATCTCGTCTGAGTTATAATTTAACTAATCAATAGAAATTACTTTCACTTTATCAGCCAATATTTGCGTTTAAGGCCGACGGGCCGATAGAATTTGCTGAACTTAAAGCCTCGGTCAAGCAAGAACTTATGCTTGGCGTTGTCCTTGTCTATGTTGCCGAGGATGAGAATAATCACACCACCCGGTTTTGTTACGCGCAGAAGCTCATCAAGCTCTTGCTGCAGATGATCTCCAAAAACATGTCCGCCCATCACTATGTCGGCCGTTTCACCCTCCATTTGTTACTTTAAAAATATAGAGGCTGCTGCGTGGTGGTGCCGTCGGTGAGAATGGTGAGAAGCGTACCTCCCTTTATATCTTTGTTGCCATAGGTGCCAAACCCGCTGCTGACAGAGTAGCTGAGCCTTATTCCCTGATACATTACCGAATAATCATTTGTATGGTCATGCCCGCAGAACATTCCTTTTGTGCTGCCCAAGCTTTTCATCAGCTCAAACATTCCGACATTGGGGTCAGATGGGCACTCCCGCTCTCTTTTTTCACCATACAAAACGGTGTTGCTTGCCTTTGCTTCTTCATAAGCCACAACATATTCAGGCAGCGGTATATGCAACATAAGTGTTGACGGCACTAAACCGCCGCCCAAAGCCGTCATGCCGTTTACCGCCCATTCATACCACTTCAGCTGCTCCTCAGTTGGCGGCTGATAGCCTCCGTTTTTCTCACGTGAATCCACTAGATATATGGTATGAACAAAATCGCTGCCGTTTTTTATGTTTACAAAATAGTTGCCGGCGCCGCCTATATTTGGACCATACCTGAAGATACAATACTTAGACTTTAAAAGTAAATCGGCCAAATACTCTTTTTGAGCTTTGCCCTGAGCATCATGGTTTCCGAAAATCGGAGCCCACGGAATTTTATAGCTGTCCATCTTTGCTATCAAATGCTTATATGCATTTTGATTAAACGGCGTAAAGGCCTGATCACCCAAAAGCACAATCATGTCGGGATTAGTCTGCTCAACCATTTTGTCAGCCAGCTTGTCAGTTTTGTTGTCAAGAATTACAGAATTATAATGCTGATCTGTCAGCATCAAAATTTTAAACTCCTCACCCTGCATATCAAACACTTCCCCAAGGCTCACGTCAAAGGCCATATCCTTATCAAAATCATAACCCTGAGGTGACGCGCTAAGAGGAAAAGCTATATACATGAGCACCGAGCTGACAGCCAAAATAATGGTGCCTAAAACAATCAGCACACCCAATAATATCGGACTCATCTTTTTTCTCCCATTTGTTTTCATGTTTTTATTATATAACATCTATAGGAATTTTACAAAGCTTTTTTGGTTGGCAATGATAAAAAAGTAATGATATAATTTAAACAATATTAACTTTGCTTTATTAAATTATTTTCTGCCATATCGCGCAAAAGAATACACCTGACACAAAAAAACATTTGACAAAAGCATAAATAAAATTGTCATCTATAATCATAATACGCCGTAGCAGAAAGGGAATCTAACAATAAACAAAAAAAGACCTGAACGGTCTTTTTTATATATGCAAAATTATTGTTTTTTTGTGGGTCTGGTTTCAATAGCATTGGTCTCTTCTGCCCTTACTGCTTTGACTTCACCTGCTTCCT encodes:
- a CDS encoding metallophosphoesterase; the encoded protein is MSPILLGVLIVLGTIILAVSSVLMYIAFPLSASPQGYDFDKDMAFDVSLGEVFDMQGEEFKILMLTDQHYNSVILDNKTDKLADKMVEQTNPDMIVLLGDQAFTPFNQNAYKHLIAKMDSYKIPWAPIFGNHDAQGKAQKEYLADLLLKSKYCIFRYGPNIGGAGNYFVNIKNGSDFVHTIYLVDSREKNGGYQPPTEEQLKWYEWAVNGMTALGGGLVPSTLMLHIPLPEYVVAYEEAKASNTVLYGEKRERECPSDPNVGMFELMKSLGSTKGMFCGHDHTNDYSVMYQGIRLSYSVSSGFGTYGNKDIKGGTLLTILTDGTTTQQPLYF